From the genome of Ananas comosus cultivar F153 linkage group 18, ASM154086v1, whole genome shotgun sequence, one region includes:
- the LOC109724513 gene encoding autophagy-related protein 18d-like isoform X1: MSSAVPASESPNSPSNRPEADQNDDQETELLSVSWNQDYGCFAAGTSSGFRIYNCEPFKEMFRRELKGGGFGIVEMLFRSNILALVGGGANPEYPPNKVIIWNDHQCHCIGEFTFRSDVRAVKLRTDRIVVVLDRKIHVYDFNDLKQLHLIETLANPRGLCCLSHHPVNLVLASPATHRGQVRVEHFGLKVTKLISAHESHIACITLTMDGLLLATASTKGTLIRIFNAMDGTRLQEVRRGLDAADIYSIVLSPNVQWLAVSSDRGTIHVFNLRVRAGGDDAPDQHTVDGDSLIMAGQNPSASPSPLLASNTGANANSSLSFMKGVLPKYFSSEWSLAQFHLPEVTRYVTAFGAHNTLKIIGMDGSFYKCSFDPVKGGEMLQIEYFSFLKVNIHRQKPYSTLLR, from the exons ATGAGCTCAGCAGTTCCTGCATCCGAATCCCCAAATTCGCCTTCAAATCGACCAGAAGCTGATCAGAATGATGATCAGGAAACTGAGTTACTGTCAGTGTCCTGGAATCAGGATTACGGTTGCTTCGCTGCCGGAACGAGCAGCGGATTTCGGATATATAATTGCGAGCCTTTCAAGGAGATGTTTCGGAGAGAATTGAAGGGCGGGGGATTCGGAATTGTCGAGATGCTGTTCCGGTCCAACATTCTTGCtctcgtcggcggcggcgccaaTCCGGAGTACCCACCTAACAAAGTGATCATCTGGAATGATCACCAGTGCCACTGCATCGGCGAATTCACATTCAGATCCGATGTTCGCGCTGTGAAGTTGAGGACGGATAGGATAGTCGTCGTTCTGGATCGCAAGATACACGTTTACGACTTTAACGACCTGAAACAGCTTCATCTGATTGAGACTTTGGCGAATCCGAGGGGTTTGTGTTGCCTTTCGCATCACCCCGTGAATTTGGTGTTGGCTTCCCCTGCGACGCATCGGGGGCAGGTGAGGGTGGAGCACTTTGGTTTGAAGGTCACGAAGCTCATTTCAGCGCATGAATCTCATATTGCGTGTATTACTTTGACTATGGATGGGCTTCTTCTTGCTACCGCGAGCACGAAGGGAACCTTGATTAGAATATTCAACGCGATGGACGGGACTCGCCTGCAAGAG GTACGCAGAGGATTGGATGCAGCTGATATATATAGCATTGTCCTATCGCCAAATGTACAGTGGCTTGCAGTATCGAGCGACAGAGGAACTATACACGTCTTTAATCTCAGAGTTAGAGCGGGGGGAGATGATGCGCCCGACCAACACACCGTAGATGGTGATTCTTTGATAATGGCTGGCCAGAACCCCTCTGCTTCGCCTAGTCCTCTTTTAGCTTCAAACACTGGCGCCAATGCCAACTCATCGTTGTCCTTCATGAAAG GGGTGTTGCCAAAGTATTTTAGTTCTGAGTGGTCATTAGCTCAATTCCACTTGCCGGAAGTCACTCGTTATGTTACTGCATTTGGAGCTCACAACACATTGAAGATCATTGGCATGGATGGCAG TTTTTACAAATGCAGCTTTGACCCAGTGAAAGGCGGGGAGATGCTACAGATTGAATATTTCAGTTTTCTTAAGGTCAACATCCACCGGCAGAAGCCCTACTCCACCTTACTTCGATAA
- the LOC109724513 gene encoding autophagy-related protein 18d-like isoform X2, whose translation MSSAVPASESPNSPSNRPEADQNDDQETELLSVSWNQDYGCFAAGTSSGFRIYNCEPFKEMFRRELKGGGFGIVEMLFRSNILALVGGGANPEYPPNKVIIWNDHQCHCIGEFTFRSDVRAVKLRTDRIVVVLDRKIHVYDFNDLKQLHLIETLANPRGLCCLSHHPVNLVLASPATHRGQVRVEHFGLKVTKLISAHESHIACITLTMDGLLLATASTKGTLIRIFNAMDGTRLQEVRRGLDAADIYSIVLSPNVQWLAVSSDRGTIHVFNLRVRAGGDDAPDQHTVDGDSLIMAGQNPSASPSPLLASNTGANANSSLSFMKGVLPKYFSSEWSLAQFHLPEVTRYVTAFGAHNTLKIIGMDGR comes from the exons ATGAGCTCAGCAGTTCCTGCATCCGAATCCCCAAATTCGCCTTCAAATCGACCAGAAGCTGATCAGAATGATGATCAGGAAACTGAGTTACTGTCAGTGTCCTGGAATCAGGATTACGGTTGCTTCGCTGCCGGAACGAGCAGCGGATTTCGGATATATAATTGCGAGCCTTTCAAGGAGATGTTTCGGAGAGAATTGAAGGGCGGGGGATTCGGAATTGTCGAGATGCTGTTCCGGTCCAACATTCTTGCtctcgtcggcggcggcgccaaTCCGGAGTACCCACCTAACAAAGTGATCATCTGGAATGATCACCAGTGCCACTGCATCGGCGAATTCACATTCAGATCCGATGTTCGCGCTGTGAAGTTGAGGACGGATAGGATAGTCGTCGTTCTGGATCGCAAGATACACGTTTACGACTTTAACGACCTGAAACAGCTTCATCTGATTGAGACTTTGGCGAATCCGAGGGGTTTGTGTTGCCTTTCGCATCACCCCGTGAATTTGGTGTTGGCTTCCCCTGCGACGCATCGGGGGCAGGTGAGGGTGGAGCACTTTGGTTTGAAGGTCACGAAGCTCATTTCAGCGCATGAATCTCATATTGCGTGTATTACTTTGACTATGGATGGGCTTCTTCTTGCTACCGCGAGCACGAAGGGAACCTTGATTAGAATATTCAACGCGATGGACGGGACTCGCCTGCAAGAG GTACGCAGAGGATTGGATGCAGCTGATATATATAGCATTGTCCTATCGCCAAATGTACAGTGGCTTGCAGTATCGAGCGACAGAGGAACTATACACGTCTTTAATCTCAGAGTTAGAGCGGGGGGAGATGATGCGCCCGACCAACACACCGTAGATGGTGATTCTTTGATAATGGCTGGCCAGAACCCCTCTGCTTCGCCTAGTCCTCTTTTAGCTTCAAACACTGGCGCCAATGCCAACTCATCGTTGTCCTTCATGAAAG GGGTGTTGCCAAAGTATTTTAGTTCTGAGTGGTCATTAGCTCAATTCCACTTGCCGGAAGTCACTCGTTATGTTACTGCATTTGGAGCTCACAACACATTGAAGATCATTGGCATGGATGGCAG ATGA